The genomic region GTATTGTTATGGATAGTGACGAAGTACTACAGCTATGGGTGAAgataaattttgtttcttattcttTCTCAATTAATTGCTTTGAAAGTCTTAATCTTGATTTCTTTGGGTTCTTATTGTAGAAACATCCTAATGCATCTTGCAAACCAAATAAGCCATTCCGTTGTATCCATGCTTGTGTACAATATTTGGGAGAAACCGAGTCACGGACAATAGCAGCATATGCAATCGAAAACATGGGGTTGGAAAATGAGGACTGCAAGACCTCCGAGGTGTCTCCGACTTCACCTACCCCATCTCCTTCTATTGCTACATCTAGTGCATCTCAACTTAGTAGGAAGAGGAATGATGCTGATGCAAATATTGTAGCTGTTATCAATGAAGGCTAAAATAAAGCGGTTactgaaatgaagaagttaggTGAAAGTTTAACTTTGAGAGAAGCGAAAGCCAGGTTACCTTCTGAGCTTCAGGCCATGGGTCTCCCATACGATCAAGTGCTAAGAATTTCAATGAAGTTAGTAAAAGATACCGATCTAATGTGTATTCAGTCTACCTTGGATGACTTACACAAGCCAGATTTCATTAAGGTGTTTATGGATGACCTTTGAGCATTTGAGAGTTCAGTATAATGAGCTATATCAACATCTAGTGCTTTCATTATTGCTTTAGCAAGACtttatcttctttgttttttttttttttttttttttaagtcaagACGAATGTTTAATTTGGGATATTGTTGAAGCAATAATGAAGGCACTAGATGTTGATATAGTTCATCATACTAAACCCCCAAATGCTCAGAGGTCATCCATAAACACCTTAATGAAATTTAGCTTGCGTGAGTCATCCAAGGTAGACCAAATACGCATCAAATTTGTatctttcactaacttcattgaAATTCTTAGCACTTGATCATATGGGAAACCCATAGCCTAAAGCTCAGAAGGTAACCTGACTTTCACTTCTTCTAAAATAAAACTTTCAcctaacttcttcatttcaatAACTGCTTTATTCCAACCTTCATTGATAACATCTACAATATTTGCATTAGAATCATTTttattcctcttcctcttcttaatAGGTTGAGATACACTGGATGTAGCAACAGAAGGAGATGAGGTAGGTGAAGTCAGAGGCATCTTGGAGGTCTCGCAATCCTCATTTTCCAACCCTATGTTTCGATTGCATCTGCTACTGATTTAGTATACCCATGACTTGGTTTCTCGTAAACACCGTACACAAGCGTGGATACAACGAAAATGGCTTATTTGGTTTGCAAGATGCATTTGGATGTTTCTACAATAAGAACCCAAAGAAATCAAGGTTAAGACTTTTAAAGCAACTAATTGAGAaagaataagaaacaaaatttatcTTCACCCACAGCTGTAGTACTTCGTCACTATCCACAACAATACATTTTTTCTCGTCATCCCAACCAAATCCAGAGGTATTCATCATGTCATAGGCAGATGAATACTTTGTTGTTGTCTATACCTCAACAATTGTGCCATTATAACCCACAGATGTAGTACTTTGTTACTCTCTTAACATGAAGTCTAACAAATGTCCTCTGCTTTAAACTAGCTATTTCCCTTTGTCTCCTTTATTGTTGTCTATACCTCAACAATTGTGCATTCATAGTAAAGACTTGTGTCATTATAATCCAAATGTTCAAAATAACAAAGAAGTGAGTCTCATATCACTAGTAGAAACAACAGCTTACGAGATTTCGCAACAAAACAAATTTCGTTGCCTAAGTGGCACTTGCACGACGAAAAAATATATTCATCGTACAAAAATGACAGGATAGGAAAAAAACCTTTATGTGACGAAAATATTTGTCGTGTAAGAATACTTCGTGTGATGAACACTTGTCGTCATCGCACAAGAAAAAGCGGGAAAAAAAATTTTGCCGCCAAATGTTTGTTGACGAAAATTTCCACatattcgtcgtgcaaagtttcACTGAAACGGTTAGATACCCTTTAACCGCTCCTATTTAGTGCACATCTATATCacattttgcgcgacgaagtgGTTACGGGTTCTgtataaacataatttcaaaaCCCTAGTTTTCACATATTTTGTTTCAAAGGCAATGGTCGATTTGGGAGAAGGCTCTCGTGAAAGGAAATGTGTGTTGCGAATAGAGAGATATCGTCGTAAGCAAGTGCCTTACTTTGAAGATAAAAGTAGGCTGATGCGTACACCGAACTTAGGTTTGATATTAGGGGTTTGGTTCAGAGCCAATGTTCTGCCGAGTTTGAGTCTTGGAAAATGGTGCCTCAGGAGTTGAAGAAGTTCATGGTGGGGAAGTTATCGATACTTTTGTATTAAAGAatgtataattatttttgttaaaaagtaTTTAAGttactaatttattgttattgaCATTAATATAGGTTCATTGGGATGTTGATGAACAATTGTGCATTTATAGTAACAATTGTGCATTTATAGTAAAGACTTTTGCTATATAATCCAAAtgttcaaaagaacaaaaaagtgAGTCTCATATTCATCCATGCCTTCACATGCAAAAAAACAACACATGTATTCGTTTGTAAGAGTCGTACTAAAGACATTTAACATATATGCATAACAAAGTCGGCAATGAAACACAGTActgtaaaaaagaaaagaacatgtATTTAAAACAATTCACCTATGAAAAAGTTGAGAAATACGCACAAACCTCCCAAGAAAGAAAGCACATGTATCGGAAAAGCCTTTTGGCTGAATTCCCCAACAATCTAACACGACTAGTACACTGAAGctcaaaagaaagagaaaatattCAACAAATGGACTaagctttaaaaacacaaaccaaaTACAAAATTGTATCCATACAATTGCAACACGATGTTGCTCCATAATTCTTCTATGCAAAACCATACAGCACATAGATATGACATTTTTTATCCTAAAGAGAATAAATAAATAGCTGGCCAGGGACGAAAAGATAGCTAAAGTGAAGatatttgaaggaaaaaaaaaaaaaaacaaagaaccaTAGCTATTAACCATGAAAAAGCTTATGTAGATTCCTAGTCTAGATTTCAAATATGCTTCTGTGTTTTACTATAAAATTCAACATACCATATCTTACAATCACACACACTAGTAAAACTGCTTGCAGGTCACAATCTTTCACATAGTTTTCCTAAACCGCTTGCATGCTTGCCTCCTTGCAAAGCAGTTACAAACTTACATGATGTCTCACTTGGTTAAAGACAAGGGCTActtttacaaaagaaaagcaCCAAGTAATCAGCCACAGAGCATTTCACATTAATCCtttgaaaaagtaaaaaattggaATAGATTCAtcagtctttcaagatgattgtgtcaaactttcagaaataaaaaataaaaagtccaAATTTGAAGTTACAAAGACGTAGTACTTGGGCAATAACAAACAATAGATAAAAATATTACGAAGGGAAGAAATATGCACATGATGAAACCTTCATGAATGACATGCAAAATACATAACTACCAAGTACCAAGCTTGATTGGGTACAACCTAGAAGAGCCAATTATATACACATTATTGAAACACACAATTGCAAAGGAAATTAAAGGTTAATTAGGAGATAAGGAATTCAATACGAATGATGAATCCATAAATACTGGCCcatgtaaaaagaaaattttaattcacaTTACATCTCAttcgtataaaaaaaataaatacctaACTGCTTATCTAAGCGTATCACAGATTCACATTAGcaaataaacataaaatctCTGCACATGTTAGAGCATAAAGGCATGAAGAATAGCTTGACTATAACCTTTAAATCTTCTTGGTAAGAGTCAACTGAATTCTGAAATCAATAATTTCTTTCTATACCATATACCACAAAACTAATTAGCCCTAGAAACTGGCTCCACTTAGAACTAGAGATTAGAGAAACCAAATGCTAGTGATTATTAAAGACACCCTTCTATATttcaacaagttcaaaagaatAATTCACCACGAGTTCCTTCTCATAGCTAGCAGTTACATGATGAAACACACGGTGAAGCATAAGGGGTTCTTTTACGAAAGAAAATCCTCGAGTATTGAGCTGCTAACATTTCAAAATAAGgagctttaacgaaaaattttcggtactgtttattttaacgaaaaaccacatttttacactaaaaagtcaatcatgggtATTATTCagtttaccttttattttgtccttatcgttaaaactcaaagttttcaagcccttttcattagttttcctttcaaAATACACACACTCGGATGTAGTTGGTAAATATTAACACAAATATTAACACataaacaaaagataaaaacacacaacacaaatacctgCTCCTAATTCCTAACCCAGGGAGACAAAAACACAGAACACAAAATATGCACACTTGATGTTTCACTACCCAGGGAGACACCATTAGCATTATCATCTTTCATGTTTCTTCGTAAATCTTTGACGTCTCTATCAATGAGCATGAAGTGTGTTCTTTGTAACATTAGCAAATATATGCTCCTAATTCCTAACCCTAAAATTCGATTTAACATTAAAACCCtcactttttaatttaatttttcaaattgaaTAGAATTACAATACCAAAATCTTCAGATTAAGGCATTAAAACCTGATTCTGACCttataaagaagaaaaataaagaattaagaAAAGATAGATACCTGGGTCAATCTGTAGCGTGTtgtgagaaaagagaaaagagaggctacgggagaggaggaggagaggatgaggatgaagaGGAAGGCTACAGGAAAGGGAGGCTATgggagaggatgaggaggaaggcTACGGGAAAAGAAAGGCAGCGGCAGAGAAGATGGAAAGAAGATGATataattttagggtttgttttatgatttggatggtgtaaatattgaaaaagataaggggtatttttgttttaaaattttataagttTGTGTTCTACAAGAATGGAATGAGTCGTTCCAAAGGAAGATGAAACGGaaatttaactaaaattcaTTACGTGGAATAGCGCATCCCACTATTTTTTACACACCAAACGTGAAATGAGATGTTCCGTCTCATTATGTTCTGTTTCATCCCACGTGCCAAACAGTACTTAGGGAATAGAAAGAACTCTTCAGGCTCACTATGCCCTTCCATGACAATGGCCCGACTGCGTTGGGAGCTTATCGTCAAATTGGTTTTACTGTTTTAGGTTCTTGTACGGACTAGATCTGGATTCTATTATTCTCAAAATAAATGTTATAATATTATTATGGATTATACTTTCTTCATTTTTAGTAAGTAGGTCTTTCTCCATTAACATGACATCATTTTAGCGTATAAACGTTATAATTGGAATTGCTCATTCATTTTATCATCTTTTAAAAGATTACTTCTTGACGAATTCACTTAATTTGGAGACCGTTTAGtcatttatatatgtttattgtttttgttttttttttgaacaaagtGTTTATTGTTTAATTACATGTTAAATTACTGAAGGAATTTTTATTATCGAGAAATGGAAGATTATtaaactcaataatttttttttaatatttcacGATTTGTTACATTAATAGATTTCGAATAACGGTAACCCCcttaacaataatattttgagCGGAAATGCAAAAATTATCCTACCATGACTACTAGGGCCAAAAATGCAAGATACGTTTCTAGCATTTCGAACTGTCTACCTTATAAGCCTGTGTTTGGATTAACTATAGTTCACATGTTTCTAtattttttgggtcaaagtaATCCACCTGATTAAAGTAATAGTTTAATTAATTGGAAATTGAGTAAATGTGGTATAAATATTTTTCCAATAAACTGTATTATTGTGAGCGGATCTCCATCTTCACTTCGAGAAGTAAAATATATGTTATCAATGgcataactattttttttcaatccaTGAAATATATGATATAAGAGATTAAAAATATTCAAGCTCCTCTTTTTTTCGTTGGTTGTTAGTTGCAGATATAGCTAAGGTGTGGTGATTTCTTATgtaatcttttcttttcttttgagcTTATGCCCTgttgtcaaccaaaaaaaaatcgtGACTCTCTCACTCATAAAAATAGTTCTACTAAGCACTCGTAGTTACTGTGACACTCCCACAAATATGAGTGAATTTCACAtatttttagcaaaaaaaaaaaatcctagttACCTAAAGTATCCgtattcaaatatatatatatatatatatatatatttcatcacCGTTTCAACAAAATAAATCTTCTATAAGCTCGCCAGTCTCACTTcataaatatatcgttgtattctTTACGTTCCTCTGAAAGATAGTGTATATGAGCCAattcttcttctctccttcCTTGATTCTTTTTACGCTAAGACCTCTTTACAAGGATAATAATTAAGACCGGAGTTATAAAGTATCAAATTCACTATTTATGTCATTGTATCTTTGTaaagaaaaatttaaacaatGATTTAAAACGCTCTCCATACGCTCGAGGATGCAATCTCATATATAAGCAAAATATAATCTTCTCCAACGTCCACCCATGCAAACTTTCCCATTAAAACCCTTTCCCATATACGTCAAATTCcccttcatctctctctctctctctctctctctctctctctctctcacatataTACAACCCGAATGTACAAATGCTTGCTCCTTCACCAAACTATGTGAATATGGCTTCCaagttttcttcctcctcctcctcctcctcctatgCCAAACGACGAGTAGTCCCCTCCGTTCTCTATCTAATTATTTTCTCTCTATTCTTCCTATGCCTAATTATCTCGTTTAACTTTCGTCCCACCAAGTCAAATAATTGCGCTACCATTCGAAACCAACAGGTTATCAAGAATGAAACCAAGAACGAAAGAAAGAACGTAGATTGGTTCGTTGCCATTTCCAAGCTATTCAAAATCAAGGGTAGAAAAATTAAGGTAGGTTTGGTCAACGTAGATGAACACATTCATAGTCAGCTCCATGGACTATCGGATGTAGAGGCAGTCTCAGTGGCATTCGAACGCGTAGCTAGGGATCGGAAATGGAAGGACTATTTTCCCGAATGGATAGATGAAGACGAGAAATGGGGGAAGCCGAAGTGTCCGGAAATCCCAATTCCTAAGCTGGAGCATTACGAGGGCATAGATGTGGTACTGGCCAAGGTTCCCTGTGGACCAAATGGGACGAGTGACAGGGAAGGGATTAGAGATGTGTTTAGGTTACAAGTTAACTTGATGGTGGCTAATCTAGTGGTGGGTAAAGGGTGGATGAAGCCCGATGCTCATCGGACGGTGTACGTTGTGTTTATCGGGGATTGTGGACCGATGGTGGAGATTTTCAGATGTGATGATCTTTTGATGCATAGAGGGAATTATTGGGTTTATAGGCCTAATATTGGGAGATTGAAACAAATTGTGCATATGCCTGTTGGATCTTGCCAAGTTGCCTCAGGTTATGCGGAAACAGgtactaattaactaactaTTTACTAGTTTAATCACAATTGATTTCTTCCTGCAGTTCCAACATACTTTCAGTCAGTTGATCGATTCTTTTTACTTTTGTAATGAAAATCAACTGATTGGTTATCCTTAATTAACATTTGATGATATGTGTACAGGATCTCCTAAGATTAGTGTCTaagcaggttttttttttttaatatttttttttcttctgtaggATTATGGTATTATAGCTTTGTTCCACTTGTATCATGAAATTTGAGTTTAGAACATCACCCCTAAACATTAGTTAGTGCCAATGTCCTCTTGCCGTTGTCATGTCAATTATTCTGTCAAATTTAGGGTTAGTTTCGTCCATTTTGTACAATAAACGCGTTATGTAGCAAAACTGTAAGATTCAATTctccttaattattttttcgTCTCCTAACTCAATTATCAAAATTCTACATATTTCTACTTTCTCGTGGATGTACAATTTTGTTGACGTATATGCTTCTCAaagtttgtcatttttattactCATAATTGACTATTAACAGCAAAATTGTGACAAAATCGACGATTGGGGAAAAGGGAAGGGAAATTGAAAGTTTAGGGACGCTCAAAATCAAGCTGAAAAttttaaggacaaagtggaatAAGGTCGAAAGTTTAGAACATTGCAAAAGCTTTGAGTTAAAAGAAGGGGATTTAATTTAGGGGAGTAAAATCTCACACTTATAACTGTTCTATATGGTGCCACTTAATTAGagtaaattatatatatgtccatctaattaattgtttaaaaatgttcacaaatTATTTAGTCTAAGtaaattatttgaatatatTGTTGCAGGCAGAGAAATCTGGAGAAAATTCATGTTAGAAACAAGCTCATGGATTCAATACGAGGGACGTAGACTTGCCTATGTGACAATCCTGCACTCCTCAGAAGCCTATGTGTGTGGTGCAATAGCCCTAGCTCGAAGCATCAGGCAAACCAACTCCACCAAAGACCTAGTCCTCCTTGCAGATGACTTCATCACTCCCAAATCCATCCAAGGCCTAACCGCGGCAGGATGGAAGATCAAGCGAATCCAGAGAATCCGAAGTGCATTTGCTAAAAAAGGGTCGTACAACGAATGGAACTACAGCAAACTCCGCGTGTGGCAGCTCACGGAGTATGACAAGGTTATTTTCATTGACGCGGATCTTCTAGTCCTCAAGAACATAGATAGTTTCTTCGTGCACCAACAGTTGTCAGCCGTGGGGAATAACCGGGTGTTGTTCAACTCCGGCTTGATGGTTGTGGAGCCATCGAACTGCATGTTCGAATACCTAACGCAAAAAACATCCAAACTCGAGTCTTACAACGGCGGCGATCAGGGGTTTTTGAATGAGATTTTTACTTGGTGGCATAGGTTGCCTTGGAGGCTAAATGCACTAAAATGTTTCGGGGGATCAAAAGGTGCAAATCATGAGATGGCTGAGGACCTTTATGCACTACATtacttggggttcaagcctTGGGCATGTTACAGAGATTATGACTGCAACTGGGAAGGGTATAAAAGAAGCATTTTCGCGAGCGATTCGGCTCACGAGAAATGGTGGAAAGTGTATGATCAGATGCCACAGAAGCTGAAATCTTACTGTGGTTTGACGAAGAAGATGGATGAAAATTTGAAGACGAGGAGAGTGAAAGCAGCGAAGGCTAATTATTCTGATGGACATTGGAAAATTGTGATTAAGGACCCCAGACAACATCATTTGTATATATAGTCCttgcttttattttaatttttggtgtgTAACTTTATGTAATTGTGGTCTTTTTTTTCATGATTTGAGTTGATTAGTGCCTTGGGTTCCAAAGAACAAGTGGATTGTGAAATTTAAACATATGTATGAGAAGCagtatttatattttgttcgaAAAACCGAACGCAGTGGTGTTTTAAAATTCGTACAGCCGACTCTACTTAGTGGAATAAAACTTTGTCATTGTTATCGATCAATTTCCATTACATTGAAACTAATGAACTACTTTAGCTACCAAAAGCTAACACAAGGATTATAGCGAAGCGTATTATTCAGCTACTATTTCATTTACATTTGTTCTTGTAAACTATAGCCAAACATAATGATAAAATTGTTGAATCAAAGACACAATGattaaattaactaaattagTAACCTTACCTTTATTTACTTTATAAGTAATGAGGAAGTTTGTATACAATCAATGTTCAACTTAAATCACacatattttcaaatttttcaacTTAAATCTTGGATGCATTGTGAAttagaaaataaagttttaaccAGGCAACCATCATGACATATGCTCCCATTATCTCATTTATAATATAAAGCAATCCGACCAAACCATGGCTTACCTAGTAACTTTCCGACCATCATCACTTCCTcatcttttattttaaaaagtatAAAAGATAGAGATTTGAACTATAGACATTTTTCGAATATTTGATATGAAAGAAAATATGTCAATTATGTTGTGTAACTTGCATTAAACAAATTCACTGCTATATGACGTCGTAGTTCAATAGTGTATTGTTATGTTGATAAATTTACACGTAACATTGTATGGTTTGAAATGCTGCAATGACGACGAAATTGTTTTACGTATGACCTCTTGTTGGGAGACAGAAGGAATAAAACTTAACTACATGGTACAATTTTATCAAAAGAATAAACTATATAGTACAAATTACAAAGTCTACAACATGTAATTTCCTCTATTTTGGCCCTAGCCAACAGAAGATTTCAGtgcatattattttattttcatttgttattattattttttcaaaaaactcCTCCACCTTTTtccctcctccctctctctctctctctctcctcccaaGTTTCTCACTCTACTCTGCCGATCACATGAAACCCCAAATCAACAGCAGAACGTAAACGCTCTCTCAATCAAACCACACAAACACTCGCAGAGAGGGAGATGCAAGACATTTTCGGATCAGTTCGCCGATCACTGGTGTTCCGCCCAGCATCGGACAATGAAGACTCCCAAGGAGGAACCCTAGTCGACAAGATCAATTCCTGCATTCGGAAATCCAGAGTCTTCTCCAAGCCCTCTCCGCCGCTTCCATTGCCGGCAATGGCGAAGGAAAACGCTCCTCCGATCCGGTGGCGGAAGGGCGAGTTGATCGGCTGCGGTGCCTTTGGGCGTGTTTACATGGGCATGAATCTTGATTCCGGAGAGCTTCTTGCGGTGAAACAGGTCCACTTTTTTATCCTATTGAGTTTTCTGCTGCTTTTGGCGTTATTTCTAGGCTCTGaagttttttctttgtttttttttttcggtttttaatTCCATCtgggttttgttaattttttcgGCATTTTGGTTGACCTTTTGCTTTGGGTTTTTAAGCTTGATTTTATATGGGTTTTGATCTGGAGGTGGTGCTGGAGCTGTTTCTAATCAAATTGGATTTTCCCCCAATTTTCATTTCGGAGTTGATTTCGTTTTTGATATTTGGTTTAGGCTAaatattgagtttttttttataatcattttGGAGTATTCAATTTACTAGTTTCATAGCTAGATCAGTCTGGTATTTGGTTCAGAGTATAGTTTTGAATGTTTGTTGGTTGTTTTGCAGGTTCTGATTGCGGCAAATGGCGCTTCAAAGGA from Pyrus communis chromosome 9, drPyrComm1.1, whole genome shotgun sequence harbors:
- the LOC137745474 gene encoding putative UDP-glucuronate:xylan alpha-glucuronosyltransferase 5: MASKFSSSSSSSSYAKRRVVPSVLYLIIFSLFFLCLIISFNFRPTKSNNCATIRNQQVIKNETKNERKNVDWFVAISKLFKIKGRKIKVGLVNVDEHIHSQLHGLSDVEAVSVAFERVARDRKWKDYFPEWIDEDEKWGKPKCPEIPIPKLEHYEGIDVVLAKVPCGPNGTSDREGIRDVFRLQVNLMVANLVVGKGWMKPDAHRTVYVVFIGDCGPMVEIFRCDDLLMHRGNYWVYRPNIGRLKQIVHMPVGSCQVASGYAETGREIWRKFMLETSSWIQYEGRRLAYVTILHSSEAYVCGAIALARSIRQTNSTKDLVLLADDFITPKSIQGLTAAGWKIKRIQRIRSAFAKKGSYNEWNYSKLRVWQLTEYDKVIFIDADLLVLKNIDSFFVHQQLSAVGNNRVLFNSGLMVVEPSNCMFEYLTQKTSKLESYNGGDQGFLNEIFTWWHRLPWRLNALKCFGGSKGANHEMAEDLYALHYLGFKPWACYRDYDCNWEGYKRSIFASDSAHEKWWKVYDQMPQKLKSYCGLTKKMDENLKTRRVKAAKANYSDGHWKIVIKDPRQHHLYI